GCGGTTCAGCCACAGCAACGTGCCGGTGACGGGGAATGTGGCCCCCAGCAACACGATGATGAAGGCCAGCACCTTGGTGGGCCAGCCGAAAATGGCGCCCGTGTGGATGGGCTTGAACAAGCCCCGGATGCGCTGGCCCAGCGGCTGCTGGGCGTAGGTGGTCCGGCGCAGCACCTGGCCCGAGTACCGGTCGAAGTACACGTCGTTGGTGGCGCGCTCGGTGGGGGCCCCGGGGCGCAGTATGCCCACCTGGAGGCTGCCGGTGGCTTCCTTGGGTAGCTGCATGTTATAGCTTTCGGCGGCCGGGGCCTGTTGGCGCGCCGCGGCCAGGGCGTCGTCGGCCCCGAAGGTTTGGCCCGCTGCGGCCGGCACGGTGGAGGCAGGCGGCTCGGGGCGCTGCGAGGGCGAGTGGGTGAGGGTGTTGATGGTGTTGCCCACCCAATCGAACGACATGCCCACGCCCGTGAGGGCCATGATGAACAGAAACAGCGAGGTGTAAAAGCCCAGCACGATGTGGAAATCGTGGTTGAGGCGCTTCCAGCTGCTGCCCCACTTCACCATCAGGCGCTGGGTGAGGGCCTTGCGGGCAGCTGGCCACCACAGCACGAGGCCCGTGCCCAGGATGAAGAGGAAAATGATGGCGTTGATGCCCATCACGAGCTTGCCCACCCGGCCCGCCACCAGCCCCCGGTGCAGCTGCTCGACGAAGTGGAAGAACGAATCCTGGGGCTTCACCTCGCCCGCAATGGCCCCAGTATAGGGGTTCAGGAAGAGGCGCGGGCCGTTGTCGCGGCCCTTACCCCTGCGGCCGCCCGGGCCCTGGGGCCCCGCGGGGGCAAGGGGCCCGGGGCCCCGGGCTTCGGCGGAAGGACGGCTTTCGGCCCGGCCTTCGCCCGGCCCTTGCCCGCCGCGGGGGCCCCCGCCGGCCGTTGCGCCCCGGCCTTCGCCGCCTTTATTGCCGCTGCCGGCCAGGTTCACCTCCACGGTGCGGGCGGGGTCGGCATAGATTTTGAAGCTGCTGACCTTGGCCTGGGGCTTGGCGGCGCGCACGGCGGCGGTGAGCTGGGCCAGCGACAGGCGGGGCCCCCCGGCCGGCGCCACGAAGTAGCGCGCGGGGTGCCAGAGGTGCTCCAGCTCCTGCTCGAACACCAACAACGAGCCCGTGAGGCACACCATCACCAGGAAAAGCCCCGAGGCAAGCCCGAGGTACAAGTGAATGCGGCGGAAGAGTACTTTCATAGAAGCCAGATTTTCAGCAAATAACCCACCGGCCAGGCCGATGGGTCAAATCAATCAGGACAAACAGGCGGAATGCGGCGACGGAGCGTCCGCATTCGCCGCCTTAGAACCGGTAGCCCACCGTGGTCAGGAACTGGCGGGGCGGGATGGGGTTGATGCTGTAGCGGTCGTGCACCAGGTAGTTCAGCGCGTTGGTGACGTTGGACACCTTGGCCAGGAGGGAGAAGTGCTCGAAGGCGTAGCCCGCCGACAGGTCGACGGTGGTGAAGCCGCTCAGGGCAATGAG
This genomic stretch from Hymenobacter sp. PAMC 26628 harbors:
- a CDS encoding PepSY-associated TM helix domain-containing protein, with the translated sequence MKVLFRRIHLYLGLASGLFLVMVCLTGSLLVFEQELEHLWHPARYFVAPAGGPRLSLAQLTAAVRAAKPQAKVSSFKIYADPARTVEVNLAGSGNKGGEGRGATAGGGPRGGQGPGEGRAESRPSAEARGPGPLAPAGPQGPGGRRGKGRDNGPRLFLNPYTGAIAGEVKPQDSFFHFVEQLHRGLVAGRVGKLVMGINAIIFLFILGTGLVLWWPAARKALTQRLMVKWGSSWKRLNHDFHIVLGFYTSLFLFIMALTGVGMSFDWVGNTINTLTHSPSQRPEPPASTVPAAAGQTFGADDALAAARQQAPAAESYNMQLPKEATGSLQVGILRPGAPTERATNDVYFDRYSGQVLRRTTYAQQPLGQRIRGLFKPIHTGAIFGWPTKVLAFIIVLLGATFPVTGTLLWLNRTRKSKKKSAPRGLAVEVG